In Xyrauchen texanus isolate HMW12.3.18 chromosome 23, RBS_HiC_50CHRs, whole genome shotgun sequence, a genomic segment contains:
- the LOC127617243 gene encoding G-protein coupled receptor 151-like has product MTLWTRARGRVKSRARRRLHLNKCAQIRERKSSSLHILHPSISVEMEKSPGVNISAGNGSVDRRSFLEQSGYQHLDHGDLRVLIPVVLGIICVLGFTGNVTAMGVLLTNARKGKLSLINTLILNLMLADGLVLAFAVPFKAAAYSRATWTLGLFVCKTCDWFLHSCMAAKSFTMAIMAKACYRYVSNPTKQVTFRLKTILVVLLLSWLLACVVPIPQWLFATLQREANGVICVQTVPADAHDFMSVYVKVYPLVTYCTPLSFALLYFWKAYGRCQHRSSKTQNLRTQIRSRKLTLMLFSLTVAMATMWLPQWVSWVWMRHALETEGIFPPVLFTLSAQLLMFSISLVNPLIVLALSEEFREGYIGLWRRLTLRKQPPKSKPGPHTPTAPKSPTPRPETSAHLPPHQPGQTEEQTDQSEEKQESPNKDGIVLQDVEQFWHERESGSQSHENDPVPWEHQDPREGKQ; this is encoded by the coding sequence ATGACTCTTTGGACACGCGCGCGCGGTCGAGTCAAGAGCAGAGCGCGAAGACGCCTCCATTTAAACAAGTGCGCGCAAATTAGAGAGAGAAAATCTTCATCTCTGCACATTCTGCATCCATCGATCTCCGTGGAAATGGAGAAATCACCGGGCGTGAACATCAGCGCCGGGAACGGTTCCGTGGATAGGCGCTCTTTTCTGGAGCAAAGCGGATATCAGCACTTGGATCACGGAGACCTCAGGGTTTTGATTCCGGTGGTCTTGGGAATCATCTGCGTACTCGGTTTCACCGGGAATGTAACGGCTATGGGAGTCCTGCTTACCAACGCGCGTAAAGGGAAGCTGTCCTTGATCAACACGCTCATTCTGAACCTGATGCTGGCTGATGGTCTGGTCCTGGCGTTTGCTGTTCCCTTCAAGGCTGCTGCTTATTCCCGTGCAACTTGGACCCTGGGATTGTTTGTCTGCAAGACCTGCGACTGGTTCTTGCACTCCTGCATGGCTGCCAAGAGCTTCACAATGGCCATCATGGCCAAAGCTTGCTACAGGTACGTCAGCAACCCTACCAAGCAGGTCACCTTCCGGTTGAAGACCATCCTGGTGGTCCTGCTCCTCTCTTGGCTCCTGGCATGTGTGGTCCCCATACCACAGTGGCTCTTCGCCACCCTCCAAAGAGAAGCAAATGGAGTGATTTGTGTGCAAACAGTGCCAGCCGATGCCCATGACTTCATGTCCGTGTATGTCAAAGTGTACCCGCTAGTGACCTATTGCACACCTTTGAGTTTCGCCCTGCTCTACTTCTGGAAGGCGTATGGACGGTGCCAGCACAGGTCCAGCAAAACCCAGAACCTGCGAACGCAGATCCGATCCCGCAAACTGACTCTGATGCTCTTCAGCTTGACCGTGGCCATGGCCACCATGTGGCTCCCGCAATGGGTGTCCTGGGTGTGGATGCGGCATGCACTGGAAACCGAGGGCATCTTCCCTCCAGTCCTTTTCACTCTGTCTGCGCAGCTGCTCATGTTCTCCATCTCTCTGGTCAACCCTCTCATCGTACTGGCCCTGTCTGAGGAGTTCAGGGAGGGCTACATTGGCCTTTGGCGCAGGCTCACTCTCCGCAAGCAACCGCCCAAAAGCAAGCCGGGGCCACACACCCCGACTGCCCCGAAGTCTCCCACCCCACGACCAGAAACATCAGCCCACCTGCCTCCCCATCAGCCTGGGCAAACAGAGGAGCAAACAGACCAGAGTGAAGAAAAACAGGAGAGCCCAAACAAGGATGGAATAGTGCTGCAAGACGTAGAGCAGTTTTGGCATGAGAGGGAATCTGGCTCCCAGTCGCATGAAAATGACCCTGTGCCATGGGAACATCAGGATCCCAGGGAAGGAAAACAGTAA